The genomic region CTGGGGCACAATACGTGAAAGTAATAATATTTTAACAAACTTATTTGTTTGGGATGATACCGAGCAAAGAAGCAACTACAGAGCTGCCCCATTTCCTTTCTTTGGAATAACAACAGTCTAATTAATCATCAAATTGGACTTAAAAGAAATTGTAAGAGCATCAACTGATAAAGGCATAGATGTAGTAAGAAAAGGAGCAGTGTATAACCTTGATAAAAGTTTGACAGCAGCAGAACCATACCCAAGCTGCGTTAAAAAGGAGAGCATTAGAACAAGGAGTGGTGTTTTTCAGACATTAGCATGGAGTGATGTTAACATAGGTATTGAATCACATCCAATAGAGGCAAAAAAGCCTACCCTCAGGGCACTTGGATGAACAGCGATTCGTACTATTCGAGCTCCTGATAGACTGGGAAATACATTATCTTGAAATTGTTCACAAAACTTCCATGGAATTTGATCACCGGAAGGCGCATGGCCCTCATTTAGGCTTCTGATAGCTGATTTTTGAGATATTTGTCCTTCCAGGCAGACCTGAAAATTCCAAACAAGCTCTAACAACTTAAAATGCTGAGATTGCGTGTATACACTATCTAGTATGATCTAATCTCAATTGCTAGATGAACTAAGTGGATTGCCCATGCCTTGAAGGTGGAAGGTATAGGAATACAAACAGACCTTGGATGGTGAGTTTAATCAGTAGCACAAAACCAATTAGTTCAAGTAAGACAATAGCTATAATTTTTCACAGAACTACAAGAGTATCAGAAAAAAGGGCAGTAAACCAGTAACATAACATAGTATGAGATAAAACTCTGAAGCAGTACGGCATAAtattagaaagaaaaataaaattgaaaGTAAAAAAGAAATATATTTAAGTTAGGTCAAACCAAACTGTCCAAAAATCTGATCCAGCTACGTCTAATTTCTATTTACAGTGTGGTGTGCATCTGAGGCAGACATCGGTAATAGGCAGAAATCATTGTTATGCTCATTGCACCCTGTAACTTGTGAACGCTCCAACGAAGTAACAAAACATTCTAACTTATAAAGGGTACATGATTTCAGGTAAGAAATATGTCTAGTActatgtttttaaggcgacgccttaccgccttagggagggggggcgctttggcgcctaggcgacgcctaggcgggcgctttggacgcctaggcgcccaaagcggtcgattttccaaagcggagggggagcgctttgacgcctaggcgtcgccttaGGGACGCCTTAGGGACGCTTTAAAAACATAGGTCTAGTATGCGCAGGCAGCGATTTACCACTTCAACAGTCAACAGAAAAATCCCAGTTTGCTCGACTACAAAACTAAGGTAGAATATTTTGTTCAAACACACGTGACCCCCATCAGAAACGAAGGTAAAATAGCATATTAGTTAAATAACTAAGAATTAAAACCACCCAATGGCAATCGTCCAGAGAAAAATTCAATATAAGATCCTCCATAGATAATCAGGACAAAGTATCCAAACCTGAATCACGCACAAAATATCCGGGAGCTGGTTTTCGGACTCATTAACTGGGCCTAACATATACAGAACAGAACACGCGTTAGTATAGAGTAATAGTGTTACCATAATAAAGAGGTGAGGTTGCAGAACAATTTGGTCCATACCGAGCAGTACAAAAAGGTGATGTGCGGGTGCATCAGCCATTAATTGCAAGTCATTAGGTGAGTTTTTGTAGTGAGAAGCAACATAAAGTGCCATCATCCGCTGAAATATTAAGTATGCAGAATAAATATCCATTTAGAGACATGTAAAACTAATGCACATAATTACAAGGAACACAGAACATCTTTAGTTCATACCTGTAAAAATACCTCACTCTCCTTGTGATATGAGAAAAGTGTGTCCCGGTTGACATAATACAGCTGACAGTGTTCTGGATGAGGTAGCCTAAAGAAAACCAGGTTTGGTTGCTAAACACACAGCGGTACAAGAAAATAGATGTACAACACCACAAGAAACAACATGACTTACCTACTGATATTTGGAATGGAGTTTGCAAGATCCAAACAAAGTAACTCGTTAAGCCAGGTTTCAATAGGATCACCAGAGGCATACCTAATGGATTCAttcaattcaatttttttaaacagCCTGCCTACAAACCAAAATAAAGCAAAAGGCACGTGTAAAGCATCCAAATATTCAGAAGGTTCTTTCAAATGTAGACAACTCATTTATAGATGAGAGCAAGACGACTCTTACTGGAACTGGGTCCATCACTTGAAGCTGATGGCTGGCTTTGGGATTCTAACTGCTGGAGGAGTTTCAAAGACAAGGATCGGCCTGTCCCTTCATACCTTCAATAAAAATATCCAGAATGATCACTCCCATGATTTATGGTTCTAGAGCATTAGTAACTGAAAGCAATCATACCCGTTGACAGTGGAAGATAGGAAAACAAGATATGGGCCAAGCAAGGCTTTAACAATTGGCAATGGAATAGCGGCAGCTTCATCAATGACAAGAAGTTCAACTTGAGAAAGCTTTCCATGATCATGTGGTTTCATATACTGCAAACATTAGAAACTTTAGAACCAGTTCACAGATGCTAAGCAAAGTGATGTTCAACAGTACAAAATATGTCTACATCCCTCCCTTTTCAAACCATTTCAGCATTGAATGAGCCCCAGTTTAATTAGTTTTTGGAGACGATTTGAAATCAGATGAAATTAAGGGTAATTAGTATAAGCGTAGGGCATAAACGTAAGCTTAATTTCTCATCTACAGATCTGATCTTTTTGGATGGAGAGATGGTTTGGATCAAACCCTAACTTGTACTTTTATTAGTAGTACAAGATATGAGCAGACACTTCATAAGAATTAAGCAATAGTCATAATGGCGCCTAGCAAGGCTAGAAGGTTCCAATCCTCAGCGGCTCTTCAGCTGTTAGATTATTGAATATCAATCTAATATTTTCATCTGTACATCAATACCATATTTTCATCTGTACATCAGCTAAGCAAAGATGAACTATGGTTCTCAGGAATAGCAGGATCTTGATAAGTAAATAATCAAACTAGTTGCCACCATTGTCGAGGGCATAACTATGTAAGCTTTATCTTAAAGCAGCCAAAGTCTTTTAAGTTCTTGCTTTAGAAATTTAACTTCCAAGGCTTTCCAGGGAAGCTAAAGGATCCCTTTGAATCCCTTTGAACATAGAAGCTGAAGTCCTTCACCAATTCACTATGAAGTTAGATTCTAAAAGCTAAACATCCCAGAAGGAGCAGAAGTGGTAGGCTGGTAGCAACCAACTAGTAGTTTTACTAATTTATTATTACCTGGATTGTTTGACGATGTTGCTTATGGACGTTTATTTGTATTATTGCTTTCCTGAGATTTGGATCTGAACTCTTCACTACATCATAATGCAAATGCTCCTGAAAGGGGGAAATGAAGCACAGATGCGTTCACATAGCATGTGTTTAAACTTTGACAACAAGACAAAATATTAGACATATACCTTGTACTCCATTGCATTTAGTCCTTTGCAGACAAAATCAAATAGTGTATTTAAGTTCTCAGGACTTGGTGCGGTGACAAATATATTTGAATACCTACAAAGACAAATCATTAGCCTCAACGAGAGGAACACATGAAATGAAAAACATAAATAACACAACTGAGTTAAGCTTTACCCAGCTGCGATGGCTCCAGCAATAGCAAGACCAAGGGCAGCTGATTTCCCACGTCCACGAGCAGCGAGCAAGGCAACCGTGCTCCTAAGGGACTTGTCCAAAATAGAGTCTAGGAAATTGATAACAGCTTTACCCTGCATATATTGTTTTTCAGTTTTGAGTTTATGACCAATAAAAAACATGACTTAAGGAAAATTTGGACAGGGTAAAAGGCAAATTGTACCTGATCCATTGTGCAACACTTTCCGATTAAAGGGCCAACCGGGAAGTCTTCACGGAATTGATCTTTTAGGTCTTTCAACTCTCGTTCCCTTTCAGACAATCCCTCAGAATCCTAAACACATGATAATAAAATATGCATGTCTTAGATGACCAAATTGGCACAAACAGAATTTTCAAGAAATGCATAATTTCACCAGCTGAACCTCATACCTCATTCTTTGTAACTGGTTGTATAAATTTCATGTGAGATGATATAGGCAGAATGTTGAGTTCATCATCCATCACAATACATGCTTTGCATGACGCTATGGACAGCAAGAACCTTTCGTTGAACCTTGTGGCTGCCTGAGTATGAGACTCTGTTCGGAACCTTTCGTGTACATCCTGTTAGCACAAGGACCATGTGAGTTTAATTTAGCTTAGCAGGACAGGGAGGGGGCAAAGAAGCTAATCAACAGCATTGAATCAAATGAAATTGGATCACGCAGCAATAGCGAACGAACGCGCGACAGAAAAATGAGCTCACCATAACCATCGTGTAGAGACTGGTCAGCGAGGAGAGCGAAGAGAGCAGCAGGATGACCAAACCACCGCCCTCAACGGTCTCAATGGTCCTGGCCAGAAGGTTCGGCGTCAGCGCCTCGAAGTCCTGCAGAGAGCAAACACACAGTCAGTTTCAGGCAGAGCACCACAGGCAAGCAACATCCCCGCAAAACAGCGAAACCGCAGCCTCTGAAGCCATCATCATACCTGCAGTATGCACATGCCAAATGTGTTGCCGAGGACCCTCTCCGAGTCCTTGTACATGCAGTAGGTGATGTCGGAGGTCTCGAGGAAGAGGGAGAAGGGGTCGGCCTTCTCGGGGTCCATGAGGCCGCGCTGCATGAGCTTCTTGATCTGCTTGGCGCGCTTCTTCCGGTGGCTGCTGATCTCGAGCTTGTTGCGGTAGCACCAGAGCACGGAGGGGCGCGACTTGACGCGGGACTTGGCCAGCATGTAGTTGAGGTTGACGATCTGGTCGCGCGACTTGTCgccgacgatgatgaacatggacCGCTGCCGCTGCCGCACGCCGTTCTCGATCAGCGTGCGGATGCGCTCGTCCACCTTCTTCCtcatcctcgccgccgccgccgctcgccggttCTTTCTCGTGAATGGGGATTGGGAGGGACGGGGTTTAGCTAGGGTTTTCCGGCTGCCGGCGTCCACCTGATATGACGggacggagaggaggaggggaaCCGGGAGCATGGACGGCCGGATGCGTGTGCCTTCGACGGTCCAGATTCCCCCATTTCTTCCGGCGAGAGCGCTCTCTGGCCTCTGCGGTGGAATGGGCTGTAGAACTGCGGCCTGCTAAATTGGGCCCACAGCCCAACTTCCGTGGTCATTTTCGTAGGCCCGACCCCGCCCAGCCCAACTGTGTTAAG from Triticum aestivum cultivar Chinese Spring chromosome 4A, IWGSC CS RefSeq v2.1, whole genome shotgun sequence harbors:
- the LOC123084960 gene encoding RNA cytidine acetyltransferase 1, with the translated sequence MLPVPLLLSVPSYQVDAGSRKTLAKPRPSQSPFTRKNRRAAAAARMRKKVDERIRTLIENGVRQRQRSMFIIVGDKSRDQIVNLNYMLAKSRVKSRPSVLWCYRNKLEISSHRKKRAKQIKKLMQRGLMDPEKADPFSLFLETSDITYCMYKDSERVLGNTFGMCILQDFEALTPNLLARTIETVEGGGLVILLLSSLSSLTSLYTMVMDVHERFRTESHTQAATRFNERFLLSIASCKACIVMDDELNILPISSHMKFIQPVTKNEDSEGLSERERELKDLKDQFREDFPVGPLIGKCCTMDQGKAVINFLDSILDKSLRSTVALLAARGRGKSAALGLAIAGAIAAGYSNIFVTAPSPENLNTLFDFVCKGLNAMEYKEHLHYDVVKSSDPNLRKAIIQINVHKQHRQTIQYMKPHDHGKLSQVELLVIDEAAAIPLPIVKALLGPYLVFLSSTVNGYEGTGRSLSLKLLQQLESQSQPSASSDGPSSSRLFKKIELNESIRYASGDPIETWLNELLCLDLANSIPNISRLPHPEHCQLYYVNRDTLFSYHKESEVFLQRMMALYVASHYKNSPNDLQLMADAPAHHLFVLLGPVNESENQLPDILCVIQVCLEGQISQKSAIRSLNEGHAPSGDQIPWKFCEQFQDNVFPSLSGARIVRIAVHPSALRLGYGSAAVKLLSSYYQGEMTVFKDAEEDEEPDVTVSEAAEKASLLEESIKPRANLPPLLVNLEDRRPEKLHYLGVSFGLTQELFRFWRKHSFYPFYVGQIPSAVTGEHTCMALSPLNSDDIKAGDSIQLGFLEPFYKDFRQRFRRLLGTSFRHLNFKLAMSVLASKIDFSHHEPSEHDTSTTLKLLRDVLSPHDMKRLEAYSNNLVDYHLILDLVPILAHEYFSEKLPVTLHGAQASVLFCMGLQDKDIGATKEELGIEREQVLSNFIKTMKKLYGYLNNTAGKEIEATLPRLKEIEAPLSRSMDEDLDEAAQEVKEKRRVADEATVDPKLLQKYAIKSDGHEIEKALQNEKLSASGVISVKSSKSSADKKEKHRENEKSKRKGQDSGRSEKKKKRT